The Nicotiana sylvestris chromosome 6, ASM39365v2, whole genome shotgun sequence genomic sequence aaaataagttggatgcatcaggatggtctttttcatttcaggtttcttgtcctagacggacccaaacCCTGTGTTgaatcccctaagtcaaatgcacatgatgcaaataagcgttcctactagggatccggcatgaagttgagttattttaggttcagaacctgggtatttgttctagacttggcttacccgagcggatagctcgagccggggggggggcagcgtaccgggaatacagaagcttcgctggctttgcaacttgtccgaacctcgttctaaatttgggatatgactctaacagaaaagaagtcacacaaagtgcacacttcttcatgatttagaagactcagagagaagagggatttcgcaacagtttatatatacagttcaaataatatcaaagcggtaaaaagcaacatttagcacagtaggcccaaacatgtaataaaatcagataataaacaaaggcagatataacaattattataagctcgaattctgaaccctgaaccagagattctgggttcggtccccagcagagtcgccagagctgtcacacctcctttttacctacaccccggaagggtgtataaaggagtttttccaattaaaggacaatcaaaacgggatttattttaaaaaattcagagtcgccacttgggagatttatggtgtcccaagtcaccgattgaatcccgaatcgaggaaaataagactccgtttaacagtccgcgaaccagaaatccgagtaaggaattctgttaacccgggagaaggtattaggcattcccggattctgtggttctatcacggtcgctcaactgtcatattcagcttatttatctgatttttatacatgttgatcctatgtgccaattttagctttcaaccgcttttattcaattattttagagaaagttgaacgtcgtttaaaacgtgtctttggatcgcgtcacatgaaatacacccgcaatcctgaacacattttattcaacgtttttgggatttgatttgggtcacatgaaatgcgcacccgagtttaagaaggtaaattattaaaagcgcgcctaaagtgactaatgcgttattatctttggggagggctgtgaaattcgctaaacggcccatctggaattctaagtattttattatagacATTTAAGAGGACCCCGTAATTTATGCATTTTGTTTAGCAGGGCtcgcctcatttattatttaaaggccaacctaaagcaaactacaattttctacttagtttgtctctaataataaaagaaaaagcccTAATTAATTAGTATTGTTCAAGAACTAATATACTTACGTCCTTGACTTTTATTCAAAATTTCAGTAATTCCCTTGGGCTTCAAGCTCAGCCCAGTAAGAATAAGACACAGTCAAAACTCAAGTTGGGCTTCGGACAGACTTCATTCAGGCCCAACCTTGACATTCAGGCTTATTAACTTGCAAATGATGGAGCTATTTCACATTTATTCAAATCAACACTTGACATACTCATATGCTCATctcaataaaattcaaaacagctagacgtctaaaccgactggattggatttatattctaaaattcagatttttcttatctatttacctactagtgaacttctggatattactaaaggcaaaacaaactgggaaacgtgaattgaattttaacaaaaatagtcatgaatataaacctcagatgagcaggctaagcaacttaattacgagattttacttacactaacacgaacaggttaatagcctaacttcacactttattcacatctaatcatcatacagctaaactaaactacttaatgaaacgcagatgttgatatgagtaactaatctactgatcttagctactgcaatacaaagttgtttgagacgtctcttcagcttgaaattaaaattaatgtggatatcatacgctgatctcaaaatcaattgcaacacccaaactatttctgattgtttttttattttttaaaacaaaactgtTAAACTAAAGCAAGTTCTAAGCTATACTAAGGCTACAACTGGATAACCACAAATTAACAGTCCCAAACAGTCCAATTAGGTACAAATTACGCAGTCCGAGTTTCATGTGAATATAAATCCAATTAGACTACACTACACAGTTACATATCATTAATATCTACTTAACTACAGATGTATAGTCGTCCAAACATGCATCATCCAGTAAACAAATGTCTAAgtactttcatttcatgttcatctcaaagctacatcaatttgagttcaagtgtgcacctggaaatgaaagaaggCAGCAGAAAAATGAGGTATCAGCAGTAACCAACAACAGCAGTAGTATTCAACACCAGAAAATGAACCAGCAGACTAATTTTGAAACCAAGGGATGTGATACGATAGTCAGACCCTAATTTCAATCTTAGTGAATCAGCAGACCCCAAACCCGACTCGACTTAAACCCTTTTTTATTATCAGCTAACTAGAAATTGCTTACATACTAAaggaaaacttcagaaaataccaaatgactcaataaaacagtgtatttttctgaaattctgcaatcgttttttttttctgtatctatttctgtgtatctctcttCCTATATCTCCCTTCTCTCCAAAAAAAAATCCCCCATATTTATACCCAACTCTTGAACCCCTTTCCAGCCCCCTTTTTCTCTTTACAGTTGTAAGAGAGATCTTTTATTATTGCCCCCATGTTTCTTTTACTTTCCAGCTTTTAATATTCCTCTACTATGTGTATCCTTTTAGCTTTTATCATTACCCCACAtaccattatgtcttgttccccactatcaTTAAGCAAATAGAATAATTTAATGGTCCATTAGTACTTCCTGACAGAATATTCAACTAAGCCATTTTCTAATTTCAAACTTCCCAATTATCCCCTGAATTACCTGGAATTCCTATCCTACCCCagttataaccaattcaactaacCATTAACTACACTGATTCCTAATTCAATTATCTAAATGAACTAAATTTAAACTCTAaacacctcagctataaccaatccagcCTATCAAATGCCTAACAACCGGATGACTAAAGCTGAATTCTAATTGGAACAAATGGactgaatttaaatcaaaatCATATTAACACCACACAGAACCCAACAGAATCATTGAagctgaagctgaaactgaatcaaaatcACGTTGATACAGGGATTAAGCTAACACAATTCTAAGTCAAATCTATACAAAATGCAGGATCACTGTCATTATATTGACAATGAGCCCAGAAGCTAAGTGTCTAAGGATCAGTACATACAACACTCGACATCAAACCATTTGACGAAAACTACTGGTCTACAAACAAGaatgaattaatcgacgaaactatttataacTTATGTTATTAATTGACAGAAAAAAACTGGACTAAGTAAATGGTCTGATGGAGAAGGGAGAAAATAACGGACAAAGACGAATTACAACGAACCTAATTTAGGCAAACGAATAATCGATTGAACTGCTCAAATGAACATTGGAGTATTTAATCTAACCAGAATCAGAAAAAGAGGCGGAATATTTGCTGGATTAAGAATTAACTTAAACTGAAAACCTAAAGAAGTGACTAATTACAACTTAACACAGACAAATAAAcatatagaaaaaggaaaagaagaagctaagaagaacttactgttcttttctcggatcCCACCAACATGCCCTTTAgaacttgagttccagttagCATTACACGTCTATTTCGTCAAAAATAGGCTTATATTACTAATTAGAACCCATTCAACCCTGACAGCTTTGAAACAGTCTCGAACCGTTGAACCCTAGATCCGCCATTCGACGAGTTTTACTCGGATTCGAGCCAATTTGGTTAGGGATTAGCGACGAGGAGGTCAAGAggattattgggtgtgattttggggttaagcggacaggctagggtttgggacggggatcttcgatcaaagattcgagaggttataggatgattcgaggttaatggAGTGTGGAATTGGAATGAGGAGGTGGAAGGGAGGCTAGGGTGTAACTTTGAGACGATTTGGGCCACTGGAACCGCCGTGAGACGATATCCGGTGGGCGGAGGGCGGCGGTGCAAGGTGGTGAGAGACAGGGCTTTCTCTGAGTTGCTAGAGACGAGGGTAGGGTGGGGGCTCTAAAGGGGGTGGGGTTCGTTTGGATCATTTATATACTGGGAAAAAGGTTGAATCCtagccgttggatcaattaagatcaacggctCGGATCAACTCACTTAACGGAATGGTGTCGTTTAGACACTTTTGAGACCGGATCAATCTCTGGTaaaggggtcgggtttggctttTGGATATGGGTACTGAGTTGTGTCCATTGGATGAGGGCTAGATGGACGGCTGGGATCGATTGAcgttgaaacgacgtagttccaTCATCATACAACGTCGTTTTGCATGTCTGTGAGATTTTGACGACTTGGGCCGGGTATGGAGTTGTTTTGGGCTGGATTTGGTCATTTTGGCATGGGCCTGGTCCGAATTTcacttcccatctttcttatttgtttctttttttttcttatttcctaACTAAAATTTTAGATTAAATTACAAacccaaattaaaaatactaattatcttctaataacatttatcacatataattaaataccaattaacaataaaatcacacaattcgacatcaaatgctaaaaaatgcaaagtacattattttttgtgattttttcattttcgtaaaacaagttacttaattaatcctatttgtaaaaattagatcctaaatgcacatgaaacatgtaatttttgtatttttcattaattaaaacaaaataaacacgcacagacaaatacaaataattaaccaaaaatgccacgaaaattttcaaaattgcacacaaaggaaaattattttattttgaatgtctgggagtaattctcatagggcaaaaatcacgtgctcacaataggtactcactcgctccaattaagtaaatataaactcttttaagcaattcatcaagcaccttgtatgcgtgcttttatgagttaaaccactttagtaaagggttatatcaactcacctcaaaacttcttGAGCTAATACGCAGACCCCAGTCTAATTTATACCCGTCAAAATAATTGATTCTACAACAATCAgtgcattttaatcaattttaaagtttcTCACCTAAACATGAAATTTATTGTTGATACAGAGAaagaagggaattaactattcaattcttaTCTATTACTACTATAGAATAATTGACAATAGAAAATTTTGtatacctgagttcaagaattTGTGATTTGTAAAGAACCCTAGAATATTATTTCCGTTGCATGCGTGCCTTGCGTGAACAGAACAGTGTTCTCTTCTGTTTAATCCTTAAATCCCTTTGTTTACTCCTTTGCCTTAAAAGGGTTAAGGTTCGGTCACGTGCTTCCttattcttttttgtttttcccttttttttgacTTAACTAATATCttattttacctacttttaacaattaataatattaaaattattaatatttcccTAATTGTATGTccagttatatatatatttcactataggcaagataaaataataaaaatagtaataatttagttctatagtagcgtgtctcgaaacttttataaatttgaggattgttacaatcttccctccttaaaaacattcgtcctcgaatgttgctagGGCCTTATTCTTAAGCTAACAATCATCCCTTAGGTTCTTGAACCTCTTAAGTTTTCTTAGCACTACTCATTCTTCTAAGGAACTCAAAATTTTGGTGaactccctaaattttcaaaaatttcggcagagtttcccttgtaaattGGACTTTCCAAAAAATATTCCTATCACAAATACCACAACTACATCAACAACcaccaaatataccataacaagTCATTCATAGGCACCACACGGAGCTCATAAATTAATTACTCACACTCCGGCAAGGAGATACCACAATAACTAACAAGAATCTAAAGCACAACAACTTTAGCACAAGTAAATCActttaatgaattaaatataCTACTGCATAAACTAAATTACTACAACAACTAAGCATAATCTAGGAAGGACAGAAACACTTGctaacttgtatttaataaatgaaatataaatgtcaaaccaaacttaggttcacatacctttttcctcaaataaatatggataTTTCTTTCTCATATCTTCCTCGACCTCCCATGTAGCCTCTTTTAAATCATGATTACTCCATAAAACTTTTACTGATGCTAaatcttttgttctcaactttcttacttgcctattgagaatttctataggtacctcttcataagttaagccttctttaatttctatagTATCGGCAGGTATTATATGCGACTCATCATGAATGTACTttctaagcatagacacatgaaagataGGATGAACAGAGGACAACTCAACGAGTAGCGTTAGCTTATAAGCCATGATTCctttcttttctagaatttcataaggtccgataaatctagggctaagtttccctttcttaccaaacctcataactcctttcattggTGAGACTTTTAAAAACACCTTATCACCAACCTTGAACTCTAACTCACGATGCCTCTTGTCAGAATAAGACTTTTGACAACTCTGAGCTGCTTTAAGTCTTTCTCTAATTAGATGAAATTTCTCCAAGGCCTCACAAACAAACTCTGGACCAATCAACGACACCTCTGCtagttcaaaccaacccactggagacctacatctccgccCATATAACGCTTCATAAGGAGTCATACCAATGCTGgcctgatagctgttattgtaagcaaattctataagtggcaagtgatcatcccaattacctccaaaatctataacacacgCACGCATCATATCTTCGAGAGTCTTAATGGTCCTTTCTGCCTAGccatcggtctgtggatgaaaaTCGGTGCTTAAATTGACCTTGGTACCTAATCTTTTCTTAAATGCCTGCCAAAAATGCGTCGTGAACTGAGAGCCTCTGTCagatatgattgaaactggagtacCATGCAATCGGACTATTTCTTTAATGTACAACTGTGCATACTGCTCTGCAAAATCTGTCGTCTTTACTGGTAGGAAATGCGTGGACTTTGTCAGTCGGtctacaataacccaaattgaatcatgtttacggtatgtgcgaggtagacctactacaaaatccatattaatcatctcccacttccactgtggTATCTATATATCTTGGGCTAggccaccaggtctctgatgctcgacATTGACTTGTTGGCAATTCAAACATTTAGCCATATgatctgctacttgtttcttcatgCCTTTCCACCAATACAACTCTTTCAAATCTAGATACATTTTGGTAGCACCTGGGTGGATAGAGTACCTCGAACTATGAGCTTCCTCCATTATGGCCTTCCTAAGACCATCTACATCAGACACATATAATcgatcattcaacttcaaaactctgtcacttcctagagtgaaagcagtgatttctttgtttctgactccttcttttaacttcactaagtacggatcttcgtcttgcttagccttaacatgcgcAACTAGGGAGGATTGCGCTAAGGCATAAGCAGTTATACCTCCTTCACATTATTGGACTTTGATTTTAGCTGGATTGAATACCAATTTTAGTGATTTAGTGAGTAGTTTAtacaagtctctgtgggttcgacactcaacTTATCATAATATTACTTGTCGATCATGTATACTTGCGTGTACGTTTGgaagcaacaagtttttggcgctgttgccgggGACTTGAATACTAACTACTTTCTAGTTTTTGCTTAAATTGTTTATTTCATCGAGTCTAACGTTACTTGATTGTTGCTCGGATATCAGGAACTTTGATTGAATGCGCAGGGTCAGAAGCCAGGACCAACTTCAAGGCTTTGATCCTGAACCTGAAATAACATTTCATAGGTGGTTGAGGGAAGCAAGGGACACGAATAATATTCAAGCACTTGTTCAATTTCCTGTGGACATGGCAGAGGAGCAACACATGGTTGTTTAGGAGGTAGCGATGTCCAGCATTGCTAGTGTCACCTCCAGTATTGTGAAGCCCCAAATCACTAGGCACTTTGAGCTGAAATAGAGCATGATCCATCTACTTCATGCAAACGGGTAGTTTATGGGTCTTCCACACGAGGATCCACAACAGCATATTCTGAACTTCTTGGAGATTAGTGATACTTATATCACTAACGGAGTCACTCCAGATTATGTGAGGCTCACACTATTTCCATTCTCTCTTTTGGGCGAAGCTAAGCGATGGCTAAAGGCAGAACCAGCTAATTCTATTACATCATGGAATGATTTGGCAAGAAAATTTCTGGCGAGGTTCTTCCCTTCAGGCAAAACTACAAAGATCAAAAGTGAGATAGTTACCTTCAAATAGAAAGTAGGGGAATCTTTATACTCAGCTTGGGAAAGGTTCAAGGGGCTACTCAGAGACTGTCCTCATCACAATCAGACGAACGAAGTGTTAGCTCACACTTTCATAAAAGGGCTACATCCTGAAATAAAGATTGTGGTAGATATTGCAGGTGGAGGTCAGGTGCTGGAGAAAAGCTTTGACGAGATATATGCATTATTGAACAAATTCTCCAAAAGCAATCCGGATTGGCAAGGAGAGATGGGCAGATACACAGTGCAAAAGTCTGTAGGAGTTCTTGAGTTAGATGTCTTCTCAGCATTATTAATGCAGATTTCTACACTAACCAGCCAAGTCAATCAGATGACCTTGATTATCAACAAGAAACAAGCACAATTGGTACAACAAGTTCAAGTGTTTTGTGAAATATGTGGAGAGGGTCACACGAGAGACATATGCCTCGCTAACCCAGAGTCTATCTGCTTTGTGGGTAATTCAAATAGGGGCCAAACAAACCAATATGTAAAATATATCAAGGACAttgtgaaaaataaaatgaggctAACCGAGTTCGAAACTGTGGCACTCACTGAGGAGTGCAGTTCAAGAATTCAGGGCAAGTTACCTAAAAAATTGAAGGATCCGGGTAGTTTCACTATCCAAATCTCGATTGCTAAATATGCTGTTGGGCGAACTTTATGTGATCTTGGAGCGAGCATCAATTTGATGCCGCTATCTGTGTTCAGACAGTTGGGGTTGGGTGAGGCACGCCCAACAACAATTATCTTACAGTTAGCTGATTGCTCCCATGCTCATCCTAAgggagtgattgaagatgtgttaGTTCAAGTGGGTTCTTTCAATATTCCaggctgatttcattatcttggattaTGAGTCTGATTAAGAAGTCCCATTTATTTTTGGGCGTCCATTCTTAGCCATGGGCCGAGCTATTACCAATGTTTGTGAAAGAAGGATGACAATGAGAGTGGGTGATCGAGTGGAGGTATTCAATATTTATAAAGCACTCAAGTTACCAGCCCACTATGAAGATCTATCCATTATCTCTGTGGTTGAAAGTGATGCTACATCATTAGTGCCTTACATGAGCCCTATAGATCCCCTTGAACGAGCTTTGATTGGGGATGAAGAAGATAGTAAAGATGAATTGAAGGGAGAAATTGAGCAAGTACTTGATATGTCCTGTAATTATGTCCAGGGGTTTAGAAAATTTGAAGAGTTGGACAGGCCTATCACTCTGACCCTTCCTAAGCCATCTATTGAAGAAGCTCCGAAGCTAGAACTTAAGCCACTTCCAGCGCATCTAAGCTATGCTTATTTGGGAAACTCTGAGACATTGCCAGTGATTATTTCGTCCAGCTTGACCAACACTCAGGAATAAAAATTGCCTAG encodes the following:
- the LOC138870917 gene encoding uncharacterized protein, which codes for MGLPHEDPQQHILNFLEISDTYITNGVTPDYVRLTLFPFSLLGEAKRWLKAEPANSITSWNDLARKFLARFFPSGKTTKIKTWERFKGLLRDCPHHNQTNEVLAHTFIKGLHPEIKIVVDIAGGGQVLEKSFDEIYALLNKFSKSNPDWQGEMGRYTVQKSVGVLELDVFSALLMQISTLTSQVNQMTLIINKKQAQLVQQVQVFCEICGEGHTRDICLANPESICFVGNSNRGQTNQYVKYIKDIVKNKMRLTEFETVALTEECSSRIQGKLPKKLKDPGSFTIQISIAKYAVGRTLCDLGASINLMPLSVFRQLGLGEARPTTIILQLADCSHAHPKGVIEDVLVQVGSFNIPG
- the LOC138870916 gene encoding uncharacterized protein — its product is MDHALFQLKVPSDLGLHNTGGGITAYALAQSSLVAHVKAKQDEDPYLVKLKEGVRNKEITAFTLGSDRVLKLNDRLYVSDVDGLRKAIMEEAHSSRYSIHPGATKMYLDLKELYWWKGMKKQVADHMAKCLNCQQVNVEHQRPGGLAQDI